One window of the Lynx canadensis isolate LIC74 chromosome D3, mLynCan4.pri.v2, whole genome shotgun sequence genome contains the following:
- the CHCHD10 gene encoding coiled-coil-helix-coiled-coil-helix domain-containing protein 10, mitochondrial: MPRGSRSAAARPASRTAAPSVHPPAHPPPSAAAPAPTPSGQPGLMAQMASTAAGVAVGSAVGHVVGSALTGAFSGGSSEPAQPATQQAPIRTDPQPLQMGPCAYEIKQFLDCSTTQSDLSLCEGFSEALKQCKYNHGLSSLP; the protein is encoded by the exons ATGCCCCGGGGAAGCCGCAGCGCGGCCGCCCGGCCAGCCAG CCGCACCGCCGCGCCCTCAGTTCACCCGCCAGCGCACCCGCCGCCGTCTGCTGCTGCACCGGCCCCCACCCCGTCAGGCCAGCCCGGCCTGATGGCGCAGATGGCGTCCACTGCCGCTGGCGTGGCTGTGGGCTCGGCTGTGGGACACGTCGTGGGTAGCGCCCTGACCGGAGCCTTCAGCGgagggagctcagagcctgcccaGCCTGCCACTCAGCAG GCCCCCATCCGCActgacccccagcccctgcagATGGGGCCCTGCGCCTACGAGATCAAGCAGTTCCTGGACTGCTCCACCACTCAGAGTGACCTGTCCCTGTGTGAGGGCTTCAGTGAGGCCCTGAAGCAGTGCAAGTACAACCACG GTCTGAGCTCGCTGCCCTGA
- the CD3H22orf15 gene encoding uncharacterized protein C22orf15 homolog: MFITVMFGAGCWELVNTWCSLVTLTAHLRQRGQVPPDATIALLAEDGHLVSLDEGASQAPSMGSPLLQERGTYVLVQIISKWATEGEDGAPTRYESLLENLDDQCPELAGPNR; the protein is encoded by the exons ATGTTTATCACAGTGATGTTTGGAG CTGGCTGCTGGGAGCTGGTGAACACTTGGTGCAGCCTGGTGACACTCACTGCCCACTTGAGGCAGAGGgggcaggtgcccccagatg cgACCATTGCCCTCCTGGCTGAGGATGGGCACCTGGTGAGCCTGGATGAGGGGGCTTCCCAGGCCCCTTCCATGGGCAGCCCCCTGCTGCAGGAGCGTGGGACCTATGTCCTTGTGCAGATCATCAGTAAGTGGG CCACAGAGGGGGAGGATGGGGCGCCCACCCGCTACGAGTCCCTACTGGAGAACCTGGATGACCAGTGTCCAGAGCTCGCAG GCCCAAACAGATAG
- the VPREB3 gene encoding pre-B lymphocyte protein 3 isoform X2: MSLYQTPSARMPGLAQPDALLVFPGQVAQLSCILSPRHAIIGEYGVSWYQQRAGSAPRHLLYYRSEEDYHRPPDIPDRFSAATDAAHNACILTISPVQPEDDADYYCSVGYIS, from the exons atgAGCCTCTACCAGACCCCTTCAGCCAGGATGCCAG GCTTGGCCCAGCCGGATGCACTGCTTGTCTTCCCAGGTCAAGTGGCCCAACTCTCCTGCATTCTCAGCCCCCGCCATGCCATCATTGGGGAGTACGGCGTGTCTTGGTATCAGCAACGGGCAGGCAGTGCCCCCCGACACCTCCTCTACTACCGCTCAGAGGAGGACTACCACCGGCCCCCTGACATCCCTGACCGCTTCTCAGCAGCCACGGACGCCGCCCACAACGCCTGCATTCTGACCATCAGCCCTGTGCAGCCTGAGGATGATGCAGATTATTACTGCTCTGTGGGTTACATATCCTAG
- the VPREB3 gene encoding pre-B lymphocyte protein 3 isoform X3: MACWHLALLLTGALLSGQVAQLSCILSPRHAIIGEYGVSWYQQRAGSAPRHLLYYRSEEDYHRPPDIPDRFSAATDAAHNACILTISPVQPEDDADYYCSVGYIS, translated from the exons ATGGCCTGCTGGCATCTGGCCCTTCTTCTGACTGGGGCCCTCCTGTCAG GTCAAGTGGCCCAACTCTCCTGCATTCTCAGCCCCCGCCATGCCATCATTGGGGAGTACGGCGTGTCTTGGTATCAGCAACGGGCAGGCAGTGCCCCCCGACACCTCCTCTACTACCGCTCAGAGGAGGACTACCACCGGCCCCCTGACATCCCTGACCGCTTCTCAGCAGCCACGGACGCCGCCCACAACGCCTGCATTCTGACCATCAGCCCTGTGCAGCCTGAGGATGATGCAGATTATTACTGCTCTGTGGGTTACATATCCTAG
- the VPREB3 gene encoding pre-B lymphocyte protein 3 isoform X1, whose translation MACWHLALLLTGALLSGLAQPDALLVFPGQVAQLSCILSPRHAIIGEYGVSWYQQRAGSAPRHLLYYRSEEDYHRPPDIPDRFSAATDAAHNACILTISPVQPEDDADYYCSVGYIS comes from the exons ATGGCCTGCTGGCATCTGGCCCTTCTTCTGACTGGGGCCCTCCTGTCAG GCTTGGCCCAGCCGGATGCACTGCTTGTCTTCCCAGGTCAAGTGGCCCAACTCTCCTGCATTCTCAGCCCCCGCCATGCCATCATTGGGGAGTACGGCGTGTCTTGGTATCAGCAACGGGCAGGCAGTGCCCCCCGACACCTCCTCTACTACCGCTCAGAGGAGGACTACCACCGGCCCCCTGACATCCCTGACCGCTTCTCAGCAGCCACGGACGCCGCCCACAACGCCTGCATTCTGACCATCAGCCCTGTGCAGCCTGAGGATGATGCAGATTATTACTGCTCTGTGGGTTACATATCCTAG